The following coding sequences lie in one Onychomys torridus chromosome X, mOncTor1.1, whole genome shotgun sequence genomic window:
- the LOC118574150 gene encoding uncharacterized protein LOC118574150 → MDADPNSHRDAERCPTKSPAMDGQQGIMYQPEGPPHTVPQQENSQVPVLLNWPTAILPMNSTPVTLSPQMMISFSCDHCQPMTVPCVFSNVLLQPCINAPTPVLPAQVLVSGICFQGPENANQAPGIPNQINDASNQGPEVYSQVPDTSGSLVPEVYTQVCDTCSLVPEGTTQLSDASNQGALSAEVDRQKVLDAAEALLILHNSPQAWQDTCSTSGPDGE, encoded by the exons ATGGACGCTGACCCCAACTCTCACAGGGATGCTGAGCGGTGCCCCACCAAATCACCAGCCATGG ATGGGCAGCAGGGTATCATGTACCAGCCTGAAGGCCCGCCTCACACAGTTCCCCAGCAG GAAAACTCCCAAGTGCCTGTGCTGCTAAACTGGCCCACAGCAATTTTACCTATGAACAGTACTCCGGTGACTTTGAGTCCTCAAATGATGATTTCGTTCTCATGTGACCACTGCCAGCCCATGACTGTGCCCTGCGT GTTCTCGAACGTGCTCTTGCAGCCCTGCATCAACGCTCCCACTCCTGTACTGCCGGCACAGGTCCTG GTCTCCGGCATCTGCTTCCAGGGCCCTGAAAATGCCAACCAGGCTCCTGGCATCCCCAACCAGATCAATGATGCCTCCAACCAGGGCCCTGAAGTCTACTCCCAGGTCCCTGACACCTCTGGCAGCCTGGTCCCTGAAGTCTACACCCAGGTCTGTGACACCTGCAGCCTGGTTCCTGAaggcaccacccagctctcagatGCCTCCAACCAGGGTGCCCTCTCTGCTGAAGTGGATAGGCAGAAGGTACTAGATGCTGCCGAGGCGCTCCTGATTCTGCATAACTCCCCTCAGGCCTGGCAAGACACTTGCAGCACATCAG GGCCTGATGGGGAGTGA